From one Callithrix jacchus isolate 240 chromosome 2, calJac240_pri, whole genome shotgun sequence genomic stretch:
- the MGAT4B gene encoding alpha-1,3-mannosyl-glycoprotein 4-beta-N-acetylglucosaminyltransferase B isoform X3, with translation MRLRNGTFLTLLLFCLCAFLSLSWYAALSGQKGDVVDVYQREFLALRDRLHAAEQESLKRSKELNLVLDEIKRAVSERQALREGEGNRTWGHLTEDPRLKPWNGSHRHVLHLPTVFHHLPHLLAKESSLQPAVRVGQGRTGVSVVMGIPSVRREVHSYLTDTLHSLISELSPQEKEDSVIVVLIAEPFFQASWGSSRAKGGCLVSPQTDPQYTSAVTENIKALFPTEIHSGLLEVISPSPHFYPDFSRLRESFGDPKERVRWRTKQNLDYCFLMMYAQSKGIYYVQLEDDIVAKPNYLSTMKNFALQQPSEDWMILEFSQLGFIGKMFKSLDLSLIVEFILMFYRDKPIDWLLDHILWVKVCNPEKDAKHCDRQKANLRIRFKPSLFQHVGTHSSLAGKIQKLKDKDFGKQALRKEHVNPPAEVSTSLKTYQHFTLEKAYLREDFFWAFTPAAGDFIRFRFFQPLRLERGNIEHPEDKLFNTSVEVLPFDNPQSDKEALQEGRAATLRYPRSPDGYLQIGSFYKGVAEGEVDPAFGPLEALRLSIQTDSPVWVILSEIFLKKAD, from the exons ATGAGGCTCCGCAATGGCACCTTCCTGACGCTGCTGCTCTTCTGCCTGTGCGCCTTCCTCTCGCTGTCCTGGTACGCGGCGCTCAGCGGCCAGAAAG GCGATGTCGTGGACGTTTACCAGCGAGAGTTTCTGGCACTGCGGGATCGGTTGCACGCAGCTGAGCAGGAGAGCCTCAAGCGCTCCAAGGAGCTCAACCTGGTGCTGGATGAGATCAAGAGGGCCGTTTCGGAGAGGCAGGCCCTGCGAGAAGGAGAGGGCAATCGCACCTGGGGCCACCTAACAG AGGACCCCCGATTGAAGCCGTGGAACGGCTCACACCGGCACGTGCTACATCtgcccactgtcttccaccaCCTACCACACCTGCTGGCCAAGGAGAGCAGTCTGCAGCCTGCCGTGCGCGTGGGCCAGGGCCGCACCGGAG TGTCGGTGGTGATGGGCATCCCAAGCGTGCGGCGCGAGGTGCACTCGTACCTGACTGACACGCTGCATTCACTCATCTCCGAGCTGAGCCCACAGGAGAAAGAGGACTCAGTCATTGTGGTGCTGATTGCTGAG CCCTTCTTCCAGGCCTCTTGGGGCAGCAGCAGGGCTAAGGGAGGGTGCTTGGTCTCCCCACAGACTGACCCACAGTATACTTCAGCAGTGACAGAGAATATCAAGGCCTT GTTCCCCACCGAGATCCATTCCGGGCTCCTGGAGGTCATCTCACCCTCTCCCCACTTCTACCCTGACTTCTCCCGTCTCCGAGAGTCCTTTGGGGACCCCAAGGAGAGAGTCAG GTGGAGGACCAAACAGAACCTCGATTACTGCTTCCTCATGATGTACGCGCAGTCCAAAGGCATCTACTACGTGCAG CTGGAGGACGACATTGTGGCCAAGCCCAACTACCTGAGCACCATGAAGAACTTCGCACTACAGCAGCCTTCAGAGGACTGGATGATCTTGGAGTTCTCTCAGCTGGGCTTCATTG GGAAGATGTTCAAGTCGCTGGACCTGAGCCTGATTGTAGAGTTCATCCTCATGTTCTACCGGGACAAGCCCATCGACTGGCTCCTGGACCATATTCTGTGGGTGAAAGTCTGCAACCCAGAGAAGGATGCG AAGCACTGTGACCGGCAGAAGGCCAACCTGCGGATCCGCTTCAAGCCGTCCCTCTTTCAGCACGTGGGTACTCACTCCTCACTGGCTGGCAAGATCCAGAAACTGAAG GACAAGGACTTTGGAAAGCAGGCACTGCGGAAGGAACACGTGAATCCACCAGCAGAGGTGAGCACAAGCCTGAAGACTTACCAGCACTTCACCCTGGAGAAAGCCTACCTGCGCGAGGACTTCTTCTGGGCCTTTACTCCCGCCGCGGGGGACTTCATCCGCTTCCGTTTCTTCCAGCCCCTTCGACTGGAGCG TGGGAACATTGAGCACCCAGAGGACAAGCTCTTCAACACGTCTGTGGAGGTGCTTCCCTTTGAT AACCCTCAGTCGGACAAGGAGGCCCTGCAGGAGGGCCGTGCTGCCACCCTCCGGTACCCTCGGAGCCCCGATGGCTACCTCCAGATTG GCTCCTTCTACAAGGGAGTGGCAGAGGGAGAGGTGGACCCAGCCTTCGGCCCTCTGGAAGCTCTGCGCCTCTCCATCCAGACAGACTCCCCTGTATGGGTGATTCTGAGTGAG ATCTTCCTGAAAAAGGCCGACTAA
- the MGAT4B gene encoding alpha-1,3-mannosyl-glycoprotein 4-beta-N-acetylglucosaminyltransferase B isoform X6, which produces MRLRNGTFLTLLLFCLCAFLSLSWYAALSGQKGDVVDVYQREFLALRDRLHAAEQESLKRSKELNLVLDEIKRAVSERQALREGEGNRTWGHLTEDPRLKPWNGSHRHVLHLPTVFHHLPHLLAKESSLQPAVRVGQGRTGVSVVMGIPSVRREVHSYLTDTLHSLISELSPQEKEDSVIVVLIAETDPQYTSAVTENIKALFPTEIHSGLLEVISPSPHFYPDFSRLRESFGDPKERVRWRTKQNLDYCFLMMYAQSKGIYYVQLEDDIVAKPNYLSTMKNFALQQPSEDWMILEFSQLGFIGKMFKSLDLSLIVEFILMFYRDKPIDWLLDHILWVKVCNPEKDAKHCDRQKANLRIRFKPSLFQHVGTHSSLAGKIQKLKDKDFGKQALRKEHVNPPAEVSTSLKTYQHFTLEKAYLREDFFWAFTPAAGDFIRFRFFQPLRLERGNIEHPEDKLFNTSVEVLPFDNPQSDKEALQEGRAATLRYPRSPDGYLQIGSFYKGVAEGEVDPAFGPLEALRLSIQTDSPVWVILSEIFLKKAD; this is translated from the exons ATGAGGCTCCGCAATGGCACCTTCCTGACGCTGCTGCTCTTCTGCCTGTGCGCCTTCCTCTCGCTGTCCTGGTACGCGGCGCTCAGCGGCCAGAAAG GCGATGTCGTGGACGTTTACCAGCGAGAGTTTCTGGCACTGCGGGATCGGTTGCACGCAGCTGAGCAGGAGAGCCTCAAGCGCTCCAAGGAGCTCAACCTGGTGCTGGATGAGATCAAGAGGGCCGTTTCGGAGAGGCAGGCCCTGCGAGAAGGAGAGGGCAATCGCACCTGGGGCCACCTAACAG AGGACCCCCGATTGAAGCCGTGGAACGGCTCACACCGGCACGTGCTACATCtgcccactgtcttccaccaCCTACCACACCTGCTGGCCAAGGAGAGCAGTCTGCAGCCTGCCGTGCGCGTGGGCCAGGGCCGCACCGGAG TGTCGGTGGTGATGGGCATCCCAAGCGTGCGGCGCGAGGTGCACTCGTACCTGACTGACACGCTGCATTCACTCATCTCCGAGCTGAGCCCACAGGAGAAAGAGGACTCAGTCATTGTGGTGCTGATTGCTGAG ACTGACCCACAGTATACTTCAGCAGTGACAGAGAATATCAAGGCCTT GTTCCCCACCGAGATCCATTCCGGGCTCCTGGAGGTCATCTCACCCTCTCCCCACTTCTACCCTGACTTCTCCCGTCTCCGAGAGTCCTTTGGGGACCCCAAGGAGAGAGTCAG GTGGAGGACCAAACAGAACCTCGATTACTGCTTCCTCATGATGTACGCGCAGTCCAAAGGCATCTACTACGTGCAG CTGGAGGACGACATTGTGGCCAAGCCCAACTACCTGAGCACCATGAAGAACTTCGCACTACAGCAGCCTTCAGAGGACTGGATGATCTTGGAGTTCTCTCAGCTGGGCTTCATTG GGAAGATGTTCAAGTCGCTGGACCTGAGCCTGATTGTAGAGTTCATCCTCATGTTCTACCGGGACAAGCCCATCGACTGGCTCCTGGACCATATTCTGTGGGTGAAAGTCTGCAACCCAGAGAAGGATGCG AAGCACTGTGACCGGCAGAAGGCCAACCTGCGGATCCGCTTCAAGCCGTCCCTCTTTCAGCACGTGGGTACTCACTCCTCACTGGCTGGCAAGATCCAGAAACTGAAG GACAAGGACTTTGGAAAGCAGGCACTGCGGAAGGAACACGTGAATCCACCAGCAGAGGTGAGCACAAGCCTGAAGACTTACCAGCACTTCACCCTGGAGAAAGCCTACCTGCGCGAGGACTTCTTCTGGGCCTTTACTCCCGCCGCGGGGGACTTCATCCGCTTCCGTTTCTTCCAGCCCCTTCGACTGGAGCG TGGGAACATTGAGCACCCAGAGGACAAGCTCTTCAACACGTCTGTGGAGGTGCTTCCCTTTGAT AACCCTCAGTCGGACAAGGAGGCCCTGCAGGAGGGCCGTGCTGCCACCCTCCGGTACCCTCGGAGCCCCGATGGCTACCTCCAGATTG GCTCCTTCTACAAGGGAGTGGCAGAGGGAGAGGTGGACCCAGCCTTCGGCCCTCTGGAAGCTCTGCGCCTCTCCATCCAGACAGACTCCCCTGTATGGGTGATTCTGAGTGAG ATCTTCCTGAAAAAGGCCGACTAA
- the MGAT4B gene encoding alpha-1,3-mannosyl-glycoprotein 4-beta-N-acetylglucosaminyltransferase B isoform X1 — MRLRNGTFLTLLLFCLCAFLSLSWYAALSGQKGDVVDVYQREFLALRDRLHAAEQESLKRSKELNLVLDEIKRAVSERQALREGEGNRTWGHLTEDPRLKPWNGSHRHVLHLPTVFHHLPHLLAKESSLQPAVRVGQGRTGVSVVMGIPSVRREVHSYLTDTLHSLISELSPQEKEDSVIVVLIAEPFFQASWGSSRAKGGCLVSPQTDPQYTSAVTENIKALFPTEIHSGLLEVISPSPHFYPDFSRLRESFGDPKERVRWRTKQNLDYCFLMMYAQSKGIYYVQLEDDIVAKPNYLSTMKNFALQQPSEDWMILEFSQLGFIGKMFKSLDLSLIVEFILMFYRDKPIDWLLDHILWVKVCNPEKDAKHCDRQKANLRIRFKPSLFQHVGTHSSLAGKIQKLKDKDFGKQALRKEHVNPPAEVSTSLKTYQHFTLEKAYLREDFFWAFTPAAGDFIRFRFFQPLRLERFFFRSGNIEHPEDKLFNTSVEVLPFDNPQSDKEALQEGRAATLRYPRSPDGYLQIGSFYKGVAEGEVDPAFGPLEALRLSIQTDSPVWVILSEIFLKKAD; from the exons ATGAGGCTCCGCAATGGCACCTTCCTGACGCTGCTGCTCTTCTGCCTGTGCGCCTTCCTCTCGCTGTCCTGGTACGCGGCGCTCAGCGGCCAGAAAG GCGATGTCGTGGACGTTTACCAGCGAGAGTTTCTGGCACTGCGGGATCGGTTGCACGCAGCTGAGCAGGAGAGCCTCAAGCGCTCCAAGGAGCTCAACCTGGTGCTGGATGAGATCAAGAGGGCCGTTTCGGAGAGGCAGGCCCTGCGAGAAGGAGAGGGCAATCGCACCTGGGGCCACCTAACAG AGGACCCCCGATTGAAGCCGTGGAACGGCTCACACCGGCACGTGCTACATCtgcccactgtcttccaccaCCTACCACACCTGCTGGCCAAGGAGAGCAGTCTGCAGCCTGCCGTGCGCGTGGGCCAGGGCCGCACCGGAG TGTCGGTGGTGATGGGCATCCCAAGCGTGCGGCGCGAGGTGCACTCGTACCTGACTGACACGCTGCATTCACTCATCTCCGAGCTGAGCCCACAGGAGAAAGAGGACTCAGTCATTGTGGTGCTGATTGCTGAG CCCTTCTTCCAGGCCTCTTGGGGCAGCAGCAGGGCTAAGGGAGGGTGCTTGGTCTCCCCACAGACTGACCCACAGTATACTTCAGCAGTGACAGAGAATATCAAGGCCTT GTTCCCCACCGAGATCCATTCCGGGCTCCTGGAGGTCATCTCACCCTCTCCCCACTTCTACCCTGACTTCTCCCGTCTCCGAGAGTCCTTTGGGGACCCCAAGGAGAGAGTCAG GTGGAGGACCAAACAGAACCTCGATTACTGCTTCCTCATGATGTACGCGCAGTCCAAAGGCATCTACTACGTGCAG CTGGAGGACGACATTGTGGCCAAGCCCAACTACCTGAGCACCATGAAGAACTTCGCACTACAGCAGCCTTCAGAGGACTGGATGATCTTGGAGTTCTCTCAGCTGGGCTTCATTG GGAAGATGTTCAAGTCGCTGGACCTGAGCCTGATTGTAGAGTTCATCCTCATGTTCTACCGGGACAAGCCCATCGACTGGCTCCTGGACCATATTCTGTGGGTGAAAGTCTGCAACCCAGAGAAGGATGCG AAGCACTGTGACCGGCAGAAGGCCAACCTGCGGATCCGCTTCAAGCCGTCCCTCTTTCAGCACGTGGGTACTCACTCCTCACTGGCTGGCAAGATCCAGAAACTGAAG GACAAGGACTTTGGAAAGCAGGCACTGCGGAAGGAACACGTGAATCCACCAGCAGAGGTGAGCACAAGCCTGAAGACTTACCAGCACTTCACCCTGGAGAAAGCCTACCTGCGCGAGGACTTCTTCTGGGCCTTTACTCCCGCCGCGGGGGACTTCATCCGCTTCCGTTTCTTCCAGCCCCTTCGACTGGAGCG GTTTTTCTTCCGCAGTGGGAACATTGAGCACCCAGAGGACAAGCTCTTCAACACGTCTGTGGAGGTGCTTCCCTTTGAT AACCCTCAGTCGGACAAGGAGGCCCTGCAGGAGGGCCGTGCTGCCACCCTCCGGTACCCTCGGAGCCCCGATGGCTACCTCCAGATTG GCTCCTTCTACAAGGGAGTGGCAGAGGGAGAGGTGGACCCAGCCTTCGGCCCTCTGGAAGCTCTGCGCCTCTCCATCCAGACAGACTCCCCTGTATGGGTGATTCTGAGTGAG ATCTTCCTGAAAAAGGCCGACTAA
- the MGAT4B gene encoding alpha-1,3-mannosyl-glycoprotein 4-beta-N-acetylglucosaminyltransferase B isoform X2 → MRLRNGTFLTLLLFCLCAFLSLSWYAALSGQKGDVVDVYQREFLALRDRLHAAEQESLKRSKELNLVLDEIKRAVSERQALREGEGNRTWGHLTEDPRLKPWNGSHRHVLHLPTVFHHLPHLLAKESSLQPAVRVGQGRTGVSVVMGIPSVRREVHSYLTDTLHSLISELSPQEKEDSVIVVLIAEPFFQASWGSSRAKGGCLVSPQTDPQYTSAVTENIKALFPTEIHSGLLEVISPSPHFYPDFSRLRESFGDPKERVRWRTKQNLDYCFLMMYAQSKGIYYVQLEDDIVAKPNYLSTMKNFALQQPSEDWMILEFSQLGFIGKMFKSLDLSLIVEFILMFYRDKPIDWLLDHILWVKVCNPEKDAHCDRQKANLRIRFKPSLFQHVGTHSSLAGKIQKLKDKDFGKQALRKEHVNPPAEVSTSLKTYQHFTLEKAYLREDFFWAFTPAAGDFIRFRFFQPLRLERFFFRSGNIEHPEDKLFNTSVEVLPFDNPQSDKEALQEGRAATLRYPRSPDGYLQIGSFYKGVAEGEVDPAFGPLEALRLSIQTDSPVWVILSEIFLKKAD, encoded by the exons ATGAGGCTCCGCAATGGCACCTTCCTGACGCTGCTGCTCTTCTGCCTGTGCGCCTTCCTCTCGCTGTCCTGGTACGCGGCGCTCAGCGGCCAGAAAG GCGATGTCGTGGACGTTTACCAGCGAGAGTTTCTGGCACTGCGGGATCGGTTGCACGCAGCTGAGCAGGAGAGCCTCAAGCGCTCCAAGGAGCTCAACCTGGTGCTGGATGAGATCAAGAGGGCCGTTTCGGAGAGGCAGGCCCTGCGAGAAGGAGAGGGCAATCGCACCTGGGGCCACCTAACAG AGGACCCCCGATTGAAGCCGTGGAACGGCTCACACCGGCACGTGCTACATCtgcccactgtcttccaccaCCTACCACACCTGCTGGCCAAGGAGAGCAGTCTGCAGCCTGCCGTGCGCGTGGGCCAGGGCCGCACCGGAG TGTCGGTGGTGATGGGCATCCCAAGCGTGCGGCGCGAGGTGCACTCGTACCTGACTGACACGCTGCATTCACTCATCTCCGAGCTGAGCCCACAGGAGAAAGAGGACTCAGTCATTGTGGTGCTGATTGCTGAG CCCTTCTTCCAGGCCTCTTGGGGCAGCAGCAGGGCTAAGGGAGGGTGCTTGGTCTCCCCACAGACTGACCCACAGTATACTTCAGCAGTGACAGAGAATATCAAGGCCTT GTTCCCCACCGAGATCCATTCCGGGCTCCTGGAGGTCATCTCACCCTCTCCCCACTTCTACCCTGACTTCTCCCGTCTCCGAGAGTCCTTTGGGGACCCCAAGGAGAGAGTCAG GTGGAGGACCAAACAGAACCTCGATTACTGCTTCCTCATGATGTACGCGCAGTCCAAAGGCATCTACTACGTGCAG CTGGAGGACGACATTGTGGCCAAGCCCAACTACCTGAGCACCATGAAGAACTTCGCACTACAGCAGCCTTCAGAGGACTGGATGATCTTGGAGTTCTCTCAGCTGGGCTTCATTG GGAAGATGTTCAAGTCGCTGGACCTGAGCCTGATTGTAGAGTTCATCCTCATGTTCTACCGGGACAAGCCCATCGACTGGCTCCTGGACCATATTCTGTGGGTGAAAGTCTGCAACCCAGAGAAGGATGCG CACTGTGACCGGCAGAAGGCCAACCTGCGGATCCGCTTCAAGCCGTCCCTCTTTCAGCACGTGGGTACTCACTCCTCACTGGCTGGCAAGATCCAGAAACTGAAG GACAAGGACTTTGGAAAGCAGGCACTGCGGAAGGAACACGTGAATCCACCAGCAGAGGTGAGCACAAGCCTGAAGACTTACCAGCACTTCACCCTGGAGAAAGCCTACCTGCGCGAGGACTTCTTCTGGGCCTTTACTCCCGCCGCGGGGGACTTCATCCGCTTCCGTTTCTTCCAGCCCCTTCGACTGGAGCG GTTTTTCTTCCGCAGTGGGAACATTGAGCACCCAGAGGACAAGCTCTTCAACACGTCTGTGGAGGTGCTTCCCTTTGAT AACCCTCAGTCGGACAAGGAGGCCCTGCAGGAGGGCCGTGCTGCCACCCTCCGGTACCCTCGGAGCCCCGATGGCTACCTCCAGATTG GCTCCTTCTACAAGGGAGTGGCAGAGGGAGAGGTGGACCCAGCCTTCGGCCCTCTGGAAGCTCTGCGCCTCTCCATCCAGACAGACTCCCCTGTATGGGTGATTCTGAGTGAG ATCTTCCTGAAAAAGGCCGACTAA
- the MGAT4B gene encoding alpha-1,3-mannosyl-glycoprotein 4-beta-N-acetylglucosaminyltransferase B isoform X5: MRLRNGTFLTLLLFCLCAFLSLSWYAALSGQKGDVVDVYQREFLALRDRLHAAEQESLKRSKELNLVLDEIKRAVSERQALREGEGNRTWGHLTEDPRLKPWNGSHRHVLHLPTVFHHLPHLLAKESSLQPAVRVGQGRTGVSVVMGIPSVRREVHSYLTDTLHSLISELSPQEKEDSVIVVLIAETDPQYTSAVTENIKALFPTEIHSGLLEVISPSPHFYPDFSRLRESFGDPKERVRWRTKQNLDYCFLMMYAQSKGIYYVQLEDDIVAKPNYLSTMKNFALQQPSEDWMILEFSQLGFIGKMFKSLDLSLIVEFILMFYRDKPIDWLLDHILWVKVCNPEKDAHCDRQKANLRIRFKPSLFQHVGTHSSLAGKIQKLKDKDFGKQALRKEHVNPPAEVSTSLKTYQHFTLEKAYLREDFFWAFTPAAGDFIRFRFFQPLRLERFFFRSGNIEHPEDKLFNTSVEVLPFDNPQSDKEALQEGRAATLRYPRSPDGYLQIGSFYKGVAEGEVDPAFGPLEALRLSIQTDSPVWVILSEIFLKKAD; encoded by the exons ATGAGGCTCCGCAATGGCACCTTCCTGACGCTGCTGCTCTTCTGCCTGTGCGCCTTCCTCTCGCTGTCCTGGTACGCGGCGCTCAGCGGCCAGAAAG GCGATGTCGTGGACGTTTACCAGCGAGAGTTTCTGGCACTGCGGGATCGGTTGCACGCAGCTGAGCAGGAGAGCCTCAAGCGCTCCAAGGAGCTCAACCTGGTGCTGGATGAGATCAAGAGGGCCGTTTCGGAGAGGCAGGCCCTGCGAGAAGGAGAGGGCAATCGCACCTGGGGCCACCTAACAG AGGACCCCCGATTGAAGCCGTGGAACGGCTCACACCGGCACGTGCTACATCtgcccactgtcttccaccaCCTACCACACCTGCTGGCCAAGGAGAGCAGTCTGCAGCCTGCCGTGCGCGTGGGCCAGGGCCGCACCGGAG TGTCGGTGGTGATGGGCATCCCAAGCGTGCGGCGCGAGGTGCACTCGTACCTGACTGACACGCTGCATTCACTCATCTCCGAGCTGAGCCCACAGGAGAAAGAGGACTCAGTCATTGTGGTGCTGATTGCTGAG ACTGACCCACAGTATACTTCAGCAGTGACAGAGAATATCAAGGCCTT GTTCCCCACCGAGATCCATTCCGGGCTCCTGGAGGTCATCTCACCCTCTCCCCACTTCTACCCTGACTTCTCCCGTCTCCGAGAGTCCTTTGGGGACCCCAAGGAGAGAGTCAG GTGGAGGACCAAACAGAACCTCGATTACTGCTTCCTCATGATGTACGCGCAGTCCAAAGGCATCTACTACGTGCAG CTGGAGGACGACATTGTGGCCAAGCCCAACTACCTGAGCACCATGAAGAACTTCGCACTACAGCAGCCTTCAGAGGACTGGATGATCTTGGAGTTCTCTCAGCTGGGCTTCATTG GGAAGATGTTCAAGTCGCTGGACCTGAGCCTGATTGTAGAGTTCATCCTCATGTTCTACCGGGACAAGCCCATCGACTGGCTCCTGGACCATATTCTGTGGGTGAAAGTCTGCAACCCAGAGAAGGATGCG CACTGTGACCGGCAGAAGGCCAACCTGCGGATCCGCTTCAAGCCGTCCCTCTTTCAGCACGTGGGTACTCACTCCTCACTGGCTGGCAAGATCCAGAAACTGAAG GACAAGGACTTTGGAAAGCAGGCACTGCGGAAGGAACACGTGAATCCACCAGCAGAGGTGAGCACAAGCCTGAAGACTTACCAGCACTTCACCCTGGAGAAAGCCTACCTGCGCGAGGACTTCTTCTGGGCCTTTACTCCCGCCGCGGGGGACTTCATCCGCTTCCGTTTCTTCCAGCCCCTTCGACTGGAGCG GTTTTTCTTCCGCAGTGGGAACATTGAGCACCCAGAGGACAAGCTCTTCAACACGTCTGTGGAGGTGCTTCCCTTTGAT AACCCTCAGTCGGACAAGGAGGCCCTGCAGGAGGGCCGTGCTGCCACCCTCCGGTACCCTCGGAGCCCCGATGGCTACCTCCAGATTG GCTCCTTCTACAAGGGAGTGGCAGAGGGAGAGGTGGACCCAGCCTTCGGCCCTCTGGAAGCTCTGCGCCTCTCCATCCAGACAGACTCCCCTGTATGGGTGATTCTGAGTGAG ATCTTCCTGAAAAAGGCCGACTAA
- the MGAT4B gene encoding alpha-1,3-mannosyl-glycoprotein 4-beta-N-acetylglucosaminyltransferase B isoform X4: protein MRLRNGTFLTLLLFCLCAFLSLSWYAALSGQKGDVVDVYQREFLALRDRLHAAEQESLKRSKELNLVLDEIKRAVSERQALREGEGNRTWGHLTEDPRLKPWNGSHRHVLHLPTVFHHLPHLLAKESSLQPAVRVGQGRTGVSVVMGIPSVRREVHSYLTDTLHSLISELSPQEKEDSVIVVLIAETDPQYTSAVTENIKALFPTEIHSGLLEVISPSPHFYPDFSRLRESFGDPKERVRWRTKQNLDYCFLMMYAQSKGIYYVQLEDDIVAKPNYLSTMKNFALQQPSEDWMILEFSQLGFIGKMFKSLDLSLIVEFILMFYRDKPIDWLLDHILWVKVCNPEKDAKHCDRQKANLRIRFKPSLFQHVGTHSSLAGKIQKLKDKDFGKQALRKEHVNPPAEVSTSLKTYQHFTLEKAYLREDFFWAFTPAAGDFIRFRFFQPLRLERFFFRSGNIEHPEDKLFNTSVEVLPFDNPQSDKEALQEGRAATLRYPRSPDGYLQIGSFYKGVAEGEVDPAFGPLEALRLSIQTDSPVWVILSEIFLKKAD from the exons ATGAGGCTCCGCAATGGCACCTTCCTGACGCTGCTGCTCTTCTGCCTGTGCGCCTTCCTCTCGCTGTCCTGGTACGCGGCGCTCAGCGGCCAGAAAG GCGATGTCGTGGACGTTTACCAGCGAGAGTTTCTGGCACTGCGGGATCGGTTGCACGCAGCTGAGCAGGAGAGCCTCAAGCGCTCCAAGGAGCTCAACCTGGTGCTGGATGAGATCAAGAGGGCCGTTTCGGAGAGGCAGGCCCTGCGAGAAGGAGAGGGCAATCGCACCTGGGGCCACCTAACAG AGGACCCCCGATTGAAGCCGTGGAACGGCTCACACCGGCACGTGCTACATCtgcccactgtcttccaccaCCTACCACACCTGCTGGCCAAGGAGAGCAGTCTGCAGCCTGCCGTGCGCGTGGGCCAGGGCCGCACCGGAG TGTCGGTGGTGATGGGCATCCCAAGCGTGCGGCGCGAGGTGCACTCGTACCTGACTGACACGCTGCATTCACTCATCTCCGAGCTGAGCCCACAGGAGAAAGAGGACTCAGTCATTGTGGTGCTGATTGCTGAG ACTGACCCACAGTATACTTCAGCAGTGACAGAGAATATCAAGGCCTT GTTCCCCACCGAGATCCATTCCGGGCTCCTGGAGGTCATCTCACCCTCTCCCCACTTCTACCCTGACTTCTCCCGTCTCCGAGAGTCCTTTGGGGACCCCAAGGAGAGAGTCAG GTGGAGGACCAAACAGAACCTCGATTACTGCTTCCTCATGATGTACGCGCAGTCCAAAGGCATCTACTACGTGCAG CTGGAGGACGACATTGTGGCCAAGCCCAACTACCTGAGCACCATGAAGAACTTCGCACTACAGCAGCCTTCAGAGGACTGGATGATCTTGGAGTTCTCTCAGCTGGGCTTCATTG GGAAGATGTTCAAGTCGCTGGACCTGAGCCTGATTGTAGAGTTCATCCTCATGTTCTACCGGGACAAGCCCATCGACTGGCTCCTGGACCATATTCTGTGGGTGAAAGTCTGCAACCCAGAGAAGGATGCG AAGCACTGTGACCGGCAGAAGGCCAACCTGCGGATCCGCTTCAAGCCGTCCCTCTTTCAGCACGTGGGTACTCACTCCTCACTGGCTGGCAAGATCCAGAAACTGAAG GACAAGGACTTTGGAAAGCAGGCACTGCGGAAGGAACACGTGAATCCACCAGCAGAGGTGAGCACAAGCCTGAAGACTTACCAGCACTTCACCCTGGAGAAAGCCTACCTGCGCGAGGACTTCTTCTGGGCCTTTACTCCCGCCGCGGGGGACTTCATCCGCTTCCGTTTCTTCCAGCCCCTTCGACTGGAGCG GTTTTTCTTCCGCAGTGGGAACATTGAGCACCCAGAGGACAAGCTCTTCAACACGTCTGTGGAGGTGCTTCCCTTTGAT AACCCTCAGTCGGACAAGGAGGCCCTGCAGGAGGGCCGTGCTGCCACCCTCCGGTACCCTCGGAGCCCCGATGGCTACCTCCAGATTG GCTCCTTCTACAAGGGAGTGGCAGAGGGAGAGGTGGACCCAGCCTTCGGCCCTCTGGAAGCTCTGCGCCTCTCCATCCAGACAGACTCCCCTGTATGGGTGATTCTGAGTGAG ATCTTCCTGAAAAAGGCCGACTAA